A window of the Desulforapulum autotrophicum HRM2 genome harbors these coding sequences:
- a CDS encoding potassium channel family protein has product MKTVIPQLAYFFGNNTSRRNVFLLVRFFLVLVVIVTVYSVMFHVLMLLEGKEYSWITGFYWSLTVMSTLGFGDITFTSDIGLVFSIIVLLTGIVYLLVMLPFTFIQFFYAPWLEAQSRAKTPRELPPETKNHIILTALDPITTNLIKKLIFHKYEYVILVDDLQQALELHNLGYKTVFGDYGDPDTYRRLQVQNAAMVVATHDDMVNTGIAFTIREICREIPIVTSADKAHSLDILEFAGSNHIFQFSKMLGKSLGRRVLGVNMGANILWRHEQLLIAEAPAMRTALEGKTLVATRLREKTGVTVVGMWERGKFEATGPNTLITASTVLVLAGSAEQLEAFDHHFSISSKKFSHEFPALILGGGRVGKAAAGALKEQKIPYKIVEKSPTRTLERENYIHGNAADIDILQKAGIGKARSVIITTHNDDMNVYLTIYCRQLRPDVQIISRANSERSVAKLHRAGADLVMSFASMAANTIVNLLSKEQVLMMVEGLSIFKATAQNLGGKSLVENQVREKTGCSVVAITREEGLILNPDPFTPLEKTDALILVGTVEAEKTFMERYGT; this is encoded by the coding sequence ATGAAAACCGTAATTCCCCAGCTGGCCTATTTTTTCGGCAACAACACCTCCAGAAGAAATGTATTTCTGCTGGTGAGATTTTTTCTGGTTCTTGTGGTGATTGTCACTGTTTACAGTGTGATGTTCCACGTCCTCATGCTGCTGGAGGGCAAGGAGTACTCATGGATCACCGGATTTTACTGGTCGCTGACCGTCATGTCCACCCTGGGGTTTGGGGACATCACCTTTACCAGTGATATCGGCCTGGTCTTTTCCATTATTGTGCTGCTCACCGGGATCGTCTACCTGCTGGTCATGCTCCCCTTTACCTTTATCCAGTTTTTCTACGCCCCCTGGCTGGAGGCCCAGTCCCGGGCAAAAACCCCCAGGGAGCTTCCGCCGGAGACCAAAAATCATATCATTTTGACAGCCCTGGATCCCATCACCACCAACCTTATCAAAAAACTGATTTTCCATAAATATGAGTATGTGATTCTGGTGGATGACCTGCAACAAGCCCTGGAACTGCACAACCTGGGGTATAAAACCGTGTTTGGGGATTATGGGGACCCTGACACCTATCGCCGGCTTCAGGTGCAGAATGCCGCCATGGTGGTGGCCACCCATGATGACATGGTCAATACAGGGATTGCTTTTACCATCCGGGAGATCTGCAGGGAAATTCCCATTGTCACCTCTGCCGACAAGGCGCACTCCCTGGATATTCTGGAATTTGCCGGCAGCAACCATATTTTCCAATTCAGCAAGATGCTGGGAAAATCACTGGGGCGTAGGGTACTGGGGGTGAACATGGGGGCCAACATCCTGTGGCGGCACGAACAGCTTCTCATTGCCGAGGCCCCTGCCATGAGAACCGCTTTGGAAGGGAAAACTCTGGTTGCGACACGGCTTCGGGAAAAAACCGGGGTGACGGTGGTCGGTATGTGGGAGAGGGGGAAGTTTGAAGCCACGGGTCCCAATACCCTGATCACCGCCTCCACCGTCCTGGTGCTGGCCGGGTCTGCCGAGCAGCTGGAAGCATTTGACCACCATTTTTCCATCAGCAGTAAAAAGTTCTCCCATGAGTTTCCGGCCCTGATTCTCGGCGGGGGCCGGGTGGGGAAGGCAGCGGCAGGTGCCCTTAAAGAGCAGAAGATTCCCTACAAAATTGTGGAAAAAAGTCCCACACGGACCCTGGAGAGGGAGAACTACATCCATGGAAATGCCGCCGATATAGATATCCTGCAAAAAGCAGGTATAGGCAAAGCCCGATCCGTCATCATCACCACCCACAATGACGACATGAATGTCTATCTGACCATTTACTGCCGCCAGCTGCGGCCGGACGTCCAGATCATCAGCCGGGCCAACAGTGAACGGTCCGTGGCCAAGCTTCACCGGGCCGGGGCAGATCTTGTCATGTCTTTTGCCTCCATGGCCGCCAATACCATCGTTAATCTGCTCAGCAAGGAGCAGGTGCTCATGATGGTGGAAGGGCTCAGCATCTTCAAGGCCACAGCACAAAACCTCGGGGGAAAGTCCCTGGTCGAGAACCAGGTGCGGGAGAAGACCGGGTGCTCTGTGGTGGCCATCACCCGGGAGGAGGGGTTGATCCTCAACCCAGATCCGTTCACCCCCCTTGAAAAAACAGATGCGCTCATTCTCGTCG
- a CDS encoding efflux RND transporter periplasmic adaptor subunit, with the protein MGKKSLFGILIPLAVICSFMGCGDKIEPGTTPAAATTVIKTPVAVATITTQPFVYEALGTVTAQNATTLSAKIMGTVRGVNVKEGDRVRQGDVLVVLDKRQVASGLRQSEAGLAEAGKTENAAVSARNAARAGADLAEATYRRYQKLFQEDSATRQEFEEAEARHLQARAALAQAEAMVAAARSRVEQAQAAVSGAGVSQKDATILAPYDGIVTAKMINLGDLASPGTPLVTLEKSGGFQVEFLLPEHHIQAVETGQVIQVTIPALEKAPGITGTVKTIAPGADAKSRSFTVKVVLPENTLLRSGMFARVTIPVGQGGMLLMPQSAQVVQGQLTGYFMVDDKNNAHFRLMRIGRQFKDTVEVISGIKPGTRYLVSPPAGLKDGVKVEGAS; encoded by the coding sequence GTGGGCAAAAAATCGCTGTTCGGGATATTGATCCCATTGGCTGTCATCTGTTCATTCATGGGCTGTGGCGATAAGATCGAACCTGGTACCACCCCAGCAGCTGCGACAACAGTCATTAAAACCCCTGTGGCCGTTGCAACCATAACTACTCAGCCTTTTGTCTACGAAGCCCTTGGTACAGTAACAGCCCAGAACGCCACCACCCTGTCGGCCAAGATCATGGGAACCGTGCGGGGGGTGAACGTCAAGGAGGGTGATCGTGTTCGCCAGGGGGACGTGCTGGTGGTGCTTGATAAACGACAGGTGGCCTCAGGGCTTCGCCAGAGTGAAGCCGGTCTGGCCGAGGCTGGAAAAACCGAAAATGCCGCCGTTTCAGCCCGGAATGCGGCCCGGGCAGGGGCGGACCTGGCAGAGGCCACCTACAGGCGTTATCAGAAACTCTTCCAGGAAGACTCCGCCACCCGCCAGGAATTTGAAGAAGCCGAAGCCCGTCATCTCCAGGCCCGGGCGGCCCTGGCCCAGGCCGAGGCCATGGTGGCCGCGGCCCGATCCCGTGTCGAACAGGCCCAGGCAGCGGTGTCCGGGGCTGGAGTCTCCCAAAAGGATGCCACCATCCTTGCCCCCTATGACGGTATTGTCACTGCCAAGATGATCAACCTAGGTGATCTGGCATCCCCCGGGACTCCCCTTGTTACCCTGGAAAAGTCAGGCGGATTCCAGGTGGAATTCCTGCTGCCCGAACATCATATCCAGGCAGTGGAGACGGGCCAGGTCATACAGGTCACTATTCCGGCACTGGAAAAGGCCCCGGGGATTACCGGTACTGTTAAAACCATTGCACCGGGAGCGGATGCAAAGAGCCGATCGTTTACCGTCAAAGTCGTGCTTCCGGAAAACACCCTGCTTCGTTCGGGCATGTTTGCCAGGGTCACCATTCCGGTGGGTCAGGGCGGCATGCTCCTGATGCCCCAGTCCGCCCAGGTGGTCCAGGGTCAACTCACTGGATATTTCATGGTGGATGACAAGAACAATGCTCATTTCCGCCTCATGAGAATCGGCAGGCAATTCAAGGATACGGTTGAAGTCATTTCAGGCATAAAACCCGGTACCCGTTACCTGGTGTCCCCCCCGGCCGGATTAAAGGACGGGGTTAAAGTGGAGGGGGCATCATGA
- the arfB gene encoding alternative ribosome rescue aminoacyl-tRNA hydrolase ArfB gives MLKISNKITIPDAEIEMTAVRAQGAGGQNVNKVSSAIHLRFNIRASSLPEYYKEKLLGLNDQRITNDGVVIIKSQEHRSQEMNREAALARLVALIHQCMVTPKKRRKTRPTAGSKRRRLEGKTQRAQLKKLRGKIRTRDL, from the coding sequence TTGCTTAAAATTTCAAACAAGATCACCATCCCAGATGCAGAAATCGAAATGACGGCCGTCCGTGCCCAGGGCGCAGGCGGGCAGAACGTCAACAAGGTTTCATCCGCAATTCACCTGCGGTTCAACATCCGGGCTTCGTCCCTGCCTGAGTACTACAAGGAAAAGCTTTTGGGACTCAACGACCAGAGGATTACCAACGACGGCGTCGTCATCATCAAGTCCCAGGAACACCGCAGCCAGGAGATGAACCGGGAGGCGGCCCTTGCAAGGCTTGTCGCCCTGATACACCAATGCATGGTCACCCCTAAAAAACGACGCAAAACACGACCCACGGCCGGGTCTAAGCGACGCCGCCTGGAAGGCAAAACCCAAAGGGCCCAGCTTAAAAAACTCAGGGGCAAAATTCGCACCCGTGATTTATAG
- a CDS encoding AI-2E family transporter, translating into MIISVRDWVKKNISDPKLFYLFLSISFGLAVIYLFGEMLTPVLVAVIISYLLEGLILQLMRLKVPRIVSVTMVFMVYLIAFTITVIWFIPLISREIIQLFQQLPSMLARAQGQLESLPEHYPELVTVSQVQELYAFISSSLSAIGKQVLAFSFSSVKELATFTVYLVLVPFLVFFLLKDKEMLIGWINRYSPPANDLVTTVLTAVNLQIANYIRGKGWEVLIIWAGTWVCYHLIGVQYALLLSFLSGISVILPYIGVTVVFLPTILIGYFQFGWDVRFLYTVSAYSAVQLLDGFILAPLLLAGVVDLHPVVIVIAILFFGNLWGLWGLFFAIPLATLVKALLDIWMVRQRERGSL; encoded by the coding sequence ATGATTATTTCCGTCCGTGATTGGGTAAAAAAAAATATTTCGGACCCAAAATTATTCTATCTGTTCTTATCGATTTCTTTTGGTCTGGCTGTGATTTATCTCTTTGGAGAGATGCTTACACCGGTGCTGGTTGCCGTTATTATTTCCTATCTTCTGGAGGGGCTCATCCTGCAGTTGATGCGGCTTAAAGTTCCCCGAATCGTTTCTGTGACCATGGTTTTCATGGTATACCTGATCGCTTTCACCATTACCGTCATCTGGTTTATTCCTTTGATTTCCAGGGAGATCATTCAATTGTTCCAGCAACTTCCTTCAATGCTGGCCAGGGCACAAGGGCAGCTGGAGTCGCTGCCGGAGCACTACCCCGAACTGGTAACGGTTTCACAGGTTCAGGAGCTTTACGCCTTTATTTCTTCCTCTTTGTCGGCCATCGGCAAACAGGTGCTTGCCTTCTCCTTCTCATCAGTGAAGGAGCTTGCAACATTCACAGTCTACCTTGTGCTTGTTCCGTTTCTAGTGTTTTTTCTTCTCAAAGATAAGGAAATGCTCATCGGGTGGATCAATCGATATTCACCGCCTGCAAACGACCTTGTAACCACCGTCCTTACCGCGGTCAATCTTCAGATTGCAAATTACATCCGCGGAAAAGGGTGGGAAGTCCTTATTATCTGGGCCGGGACATGGGTATGCTATCATCTGATAGGGGTACAGTACGCCCTGTTGCTTTCATTTCTTTCGGGGATTTCGGTGATCCTGCCCTATATCGGGGTTACCGTCGTTTTTTTACCGACGATTCTGATTGGCTATTTCCAGTTTGGATGGGATGTCCGGTTCTTGTATACTGTTTCCGCCTACTCGGCTGTTCAGCTCCTGGATGGCTTCATTCTTGCGCCGCTCCTGCTCGCCGGGGTGGTAGACCTGCACCCTGTTGTCATCGTCATTGCTATTCTCTTTTTTGGGAATCTTTGGGGGCTATGGGGATTATTTTTTGCGATCCCCCTGGCAACGCTGGTGAAGGCACTCCTTGATATCTGGATGGTGCGGCAGAGGGAGAGAGGCAGTCTATAA
- a CDS encoding TolC family protein: MMQLFKTNKGLPWLIWLILAGFMVFPPQNLAADLTLAQAVDTAISLNPGLQAAQFRTHSAGEKVVQARSGALPQVQFMEQVNRTTNPMWAFGTRLNQEVITTQDFYPDSLNDPDAITNYATRVAVDWPVYDSGQTWYGVQQANLNQEATAFLQERIRQQVIANTITAYLRTLLVRENHIVVGQILETARAHLKMVQSRYDGGFVAKSDLLRAQVHIADLEQQLAESRSQTDIARCMLNIAMGGAGNLDKTLTTPLEAGAPMPGTLDDWISKALSHRPDLKQLMAQKRIAEKEIDKSRAARLPSVRLSGNYEINTEDFSDSGNNYTVGAVASLTLFTGGRISSAIREADLNLKQINATIQAMDQRICGETRQAFFSAQSAWKRIQVAQAAIGQSRESLRIVKNRYNNGLFTITDLLDADVLVQQSLTHHLKAIHDYRAAMAHLELAAGTIDKQ, from the coding sequence ATGATGCAACTTTTTAAAACGAACAAGGGGCTGCCCTGGTTAATATGGCTGATACTGGCAGGGTTCATGGTCTTTCCCCCCCAGAATCTGGCAGCGGATCTTACCCTTGCCCAGGCCGTGGACACGGCCATTTCCCTGAACCCTGGACTCCAGGCCGCCCAGTTCAGGACCCATTCCGCCGGGGAGAAGGTTGTCCAGGCCCGTTCCGGAGCGCTTCCCCAGGTGCAGTTTATGGAGCAGGTGAACCGAACCACCAACCCCATGTGGGCCTTTGGTACCCGCCTCAACCAGGAAGTCATCACGACCCAGGATTTTTATCCCGACAGCCTTAATGATCCGGATGCCATTACCAACTACGCAACCCGCGTTGCCGTTGACTGGCCGGTGTATGACAGCGGTCAGACCTGGTACGGGGTGCAGCAGGCGAACCTCAACCAGGAGGCTACAGCTTTTTTACAGGAACGTATCCGCCAGCAGGTCATTGCCAATACCATAACTGCCTATCTTCGTACCCTGCTTGTCCGGGAAAATCACATTGTCGTTGGTCAAATTCTGGAAACGGCCCGGGCCCACCTCAAGATGGTACAATCCCGGTATGACGGGGGTTTTGTGGCCAAAAGTGACCTGCTCCGGGCCCAGGTACACATTGCCGATCTGGAGCAGCAGCTGGCTGAAAGCAGAAGCCAGACCGACATTGCCAGATGCATGCTCAACATTGCCATGGGAGGCGCCGGGAACCTGGACAAAACTCTGACAACCCCCCTGGAAGCCGGAGCCCCCATGCCCGGCACCCTGGACGACTGGATCAGTAAAGCCCTGTCCCACAGGCCGGACCTGAAACAGCTCATGGCCCAGAAGCGCATTGCCGAAAAAGAGATCGATAAATCCAGGGCGGCCCGTCTGCCCTCGGTGCGTCTTTCCGGAAACTATGAAATCAACACCGAGGATTTCAGTGATTCCGGCAACAACTACACCGTGGGTGCCGTGGCATCCCTTACCCTGTTCACCGGTGGCCGAATTTCGTCAGCCATCCGGGAAGCAGATCTGAATCTGAAACAGATCAACGCCACAATCCAGGCCATGGACCAGCGTATCTGCGGTGAGACCCGCCAGGCCTTTTTCAGTGCACAAAGTGCCTGGAAACGCATCCAGGTGGCCCAGGCGGCCATTGGTCAGTCCAGGGAATCGCTTCGAATCGTTAAAAATAGGTATAACAACGGTCTTTTCACCATCACAGATCTCCTGGACGCTGATGTTCTGGTACAACAGAGCCTGACCCATCATCTTAAGGCCATCCACGACTATCGGGCTGCCATGGCACACCTTGAACTGGCAGCGGGCACAATCGATAAACAATAA
- a CDS encoding acyl-CoA dehydrogenase family protein, which translates to MMLLLNPKNYQERNYPDERSREIMLKTIEWFENKGHKKMKEDFLTPEFTYDFADFIKREKIFETLFLPEGYGDKGQYYSTYRMFEFSEICGFYGSAYWYMYHVSTLGLDPVFLGDNEALKHRAVEVLKGNPLCAFGLSEKEHGADIYSSDMKLYRQADGTYLAKGSKYYIGNANEASTITVFGKIADTDEYVFFVVDSKHEKFECIKNVIHAQNFVAEFALHDYPITDADISSRGPKAWDDMLNTINICKFNIGSGAIGIVTHSFYEALNHASKRNLYGKYVTEFPHVKQLFVDSFCRLGAMKLFGLRATDYMRAASADDKRYLLYNPIMKMKVAIQGEVVHELLWDIIAAKGFEKDTYFSQAVFELKGFPKLEGTRHVNMALIAKLIPNYMFNPKEYPEIPRLTGNENDDYLFNQGPTRGYAKIQFHDFRKTYATKELPNIEIFKDQIKAYEEFLIGSGMALGEQMMNDFAFLLGVGEIFTLIAYGQLIIESAAMENIDDDLLDQMFDFMVRDFSAYGVDLLGMPTTTEVQQSACQKMIKRPFANAARFEKVLKDHVYSLVDTYAMTE; encoded by the coding sequence ATGATGCTGCTGCTGAATCCCAAGAACTACCAGGAAAGAAACTACCCCGACGAAAGATCCAGAGAAATTATGCTCAAGACCATTGAGTGGTTTGAGAATAAGGGACACAAGAAGATGAAGGAAGATTTCTTGACGCCGGAATTCACCTATGATTTTGCCGATTTCATCAAACGAGAAAAAATTTTTGAGACCCTTTTTCTTCCTGAGGGATACGGCGACAAGGGCCAGTACTACAGCACCTACAGGATGTTCGAGTTCTCGGAAATCTGCGGATTCTACGGCAGCGCTTACTGGTACATGTACCATGTCTCTACCCTGGGCCTTGATCCGGTATTTCTGGGGGACAATGAAGCGCTTAAACACAGGGCCGTGGAAGTTCTCAAGGGCAACCCGCTTTGTGCCTTTGGTCTTTCCGAAAAAGAACATGGGGCTGACATCTATTCCTCGGATATGAAGCTGTATCGCCAGGCAGACGGGACCTACCTGGCAAAGGGCTCGAAGTATTACATCGGCAATGCCAATGAAGCCAGCACCATTACGGTTTTTGGCAAGATCGCCGACACGGATGAGTATGTGTTCTTTGTTGTTGATTCAAAACATGAAAAATTCGAATGCATCAAAAACGTCATCCATGCCCAGAACTTTGTGGCCGAATTTGCCCTCCACGACTACCCCATCACCGATGCTGACATCAGCTCCCGGGGCCCCAAGGCATGGGACGACATGCTCAACACCATCAATATCTGCAAATTCAACATCGGTTCCGGCGCCATCGGAATTGTAACCCACTCTTTTTACGAAGCCCTGAACCATGCATCCAAGCGAAACCTCTACGGGAAATACGTCACTGAATTCCCCCATGTAAAACAGCTGTTCGTGGATTCCTTCTGCCGCCTGGGCGCCATGAAGCTCTTTGGCCTCAGGGCCACTGACTATATGAGGGCGGCGTCGGCAGATGACAAGCGCTACCTCCTCTATAATCCGATTATGAAGATGAAGGTCGCCATCCAGGGCGAAGTGGTCCATGAGCTTCTCTGGGATATCATTGCCGCCAAGGGGTTTGAAAAAGACACCTACTTCAGCCAGGCGGTTTTCGAGCTCAAGGGGTTTCCGAAACTTGAAGGGACAAGACATGTCAACATGGCCCTGATTGCCAAACTGATTCCGAACTACATGTTTAACCCCAAAGAGTATCCCGAGATTCCCAGGCTCACCGGCAACGAAAATGACGACTATCTATTCAATCAGGGCCCCACAAGGGGATATGCAAAAATCCAGTTCCATGACTTCCGTAAGACATATGCAACAAAAGAGCTGCCCAATATCGAGATTTTTAAAGATCAGATCAAGGCCTATGAGGAGTTCCTCATCGGCTCAGGCATGGCCCTTGGTGAACAGATGATGAATGATTTTGCCTTTCTTCTGGGTGTGGGTGAAATTTTTACCCTGATCGCATACGGACAGCTGATCATTGAGAGTGCTGCCATGGAGAATATAGATGATGATCTCCTGGACCAGATGTTTGATTTCATGGTCAGGGATTTTTCCGCATACGGCGTGGATCTTCTCGGCATGCCCACCACCACCGAGGTCCAGCAGTCTGCATGCCAGAAAATGATCAAGCGACCTTTTGCCAATGCAGCGCGTTTTGAAAAGGTATTGAAAGATCATGTATACTCCCTGGTTGATACCTACGCGATGACGGAATAG
- a CDS encoding efflux RND transporter permease subunit: protein MTIKQGPAGKIAAFFIDSKLTPLIIIASILLGIAAVIALPREEEPQIIVPMIDVFVKMPGASVKEVEQRVTKPMEKLLWEIPGVEYIYSTSMPGMSMAVVRFLVGQDEEASIVRLQSKLMANYDRIPTGVSPPLIRPRYIDDVPILALTFWSEEVDHYQLRRLTAEVEDLVKREPNVSITSIIGGQSRQVSVRLDPTRLAAYGLDVEQVSALVSVANQASDSGSFPSRQGQIVIHTGGLLKDAEEVGRVVINVSNGHPVYLRDVAEIEDGPSDPEQYVFFGTGPAAGEKEIPEVHASRGVFPAVTLTVAKRKGTNAISVAEKVLERVEDARGRIIPDNIHMTITRHYGETAEEKSNELLFHMLIAVVSVTILIWFTLGHRESGVVAFAIPVTLALTLTTFYLYGYTLNRITLFALIFSIGILVDDAIVVVENVVRHYRLVENQGRSKFKVAIEAVDEVGNPTILATLAVIAAILPMAFVGGLMGPYMRPIPMGASAAMFFSLLVAFIVTPWASVRMIKFESGQGHTGHNDHDGDDWSIRLYRKIMDPLLHKPFWRWSFLLTVTLLLILACAMVGVGLVRVKMLPFDNKSEFQVILDMPETATLEATTSAAMDMGEYLKTVNEVVDYQIYSGTSGPFNFNGLVRHYDLRKGPNMADIQVNLAEKGHRKDQSHAIARRVRPSLKAIADRYGARVKIAEVPPGPPVLSTLVAEIYGPDYPGQKDLALKVKHIFETTEGVVDVDWYMEEDQVRFQLDIDQEKAAVNGISVGRIARTLKLVLEGQQAGLLHQPLEKEDVPIVLQPTLANRAGVDRLGAVMLPAGDGTLVALTSLIRITETEPDRSIYHKNLMPVVYVTGDVAGAKESPVYAILEMWKKIDAITTEQGYKIVQHTAALPESDRQLSMKWDGEWHITYEVFRDLGLAFGVVLVLIFVLVVGWFQSFSTPFVIMVAIPFSLIGILPAHWAMGAFFSATSMIGFIAGAGIVVRNSIILVDFIELRIEQGMPLDKAVIDAGAVRFRPMMLTAAAVVVGASVILFDPIFQGLAISLMAGEVASLVFSRMTVPVLYFLDKRWESAHIKAADTPTE from the coding sequence ATGACCATCAAACAAGGCCCGGCTGGTAAAATCGCCGCATTTTTTATTGACTCCAAACTCACGCCCCTGATCATCATTGCCTCCATTCTTCTGGGTATTGCAGCGGTGATCGCCCTGCCCAGGGAGGAAGAACCCCAGATTATTGTTCCCATGATTGATGTATTTGTAAAAATGCCCGGGGCCAGCGTTAAAGAGGTTGAACAGCGGGTGACCAAACCCATGGAAAAACTGCTCTGGGAGATCCCCGGGGTGGAGTATATCTATTCCACATCCATGCCCGGCATGTCCATGGCCGTGGTGCGTTTTCTGGTGGGACAGGACGAGGAGGCGTCGATTGTCCGGCTGCAATCCAAGCTCATGGCCAACTATGACCGGATTCCAACCGGAGTGAGCCCTCCCCTTATCCGTCCCAGATACATTGATGATGTGCCCATTCTGGCCCTTACTTTCTGGAGCGAAGAGGTTGACCATTACCAGCTCAGACGACTCACCGCCGAGGTCGAGGATTTGGTGAAACGAGAGCCCAATGTCTCCATCACCAGTATCATCGGTGGACAATCGCGCCAGGTCAGTGTCCGCCTGGACCCCACCCGTCTGGCCGCCTATGGCCTGGATGTGGAACAGGTATCAGCCCTTGTGTCTGTGGCCAACCAGGCCTCTGATTCCGGCAGTTTTCCGTCACGCCAGGGTCAGATTGTCATCCACACCGGTGGTCTGCTTAAGGATGCAGAAGAGGTGGGCCGGGTGGTGATCAACGTCTCCAACGGCCATCCTGTATATCTCAGGGATGTTGCTGAGATTGAAGACGGTCCATCTGATCCAGAACAATATGTTTTTTTCGGTACCGGCCCTGCTGCCGGGGAAAAAGAGATTCCTGAAGTCCATGCCTCCCGGGGTGTGTTCCCGGCCGTTACCCTGACCGTGGCCAAAAGAAAGGGTACCAATGCCATCAGCGTGGCGGAAAAGGTGCTGGAACGGGTCGAGGATGCCCGGGGGAGGATCATACCGGATAACATCCACATGACCATCACCCGCCATTACGGCGAAACCGCTGAAGAAAAATCCAACGAACTGCTGTTTCACATGCTCATTGCCGTGGTGTCCGTGACCATTCTTATCTGGTTTACCCTGGGCCACAGGGAATCCGGCGTGGTGGCCTTTGCCATTCCCGTCACCCTGGCCCTGACCCTGACCACCTTTTATCTTTATGGATACACCCTGAACCGCATCACCCTGTTTGCCCTGATCTTTTCCATCGGTATTCTGGTGGATGATGCCATTGTGGTGGTGGAGAATGTGGTGCGCCATTACCGCCTTGTTGAAAATCAGGGCCGCTCAAAATTCAAGGTGGCCATTGAAGCCGTGGATGAGGTGGGCAATCCCACCATCCTTGCCACCCTTGCCGTTATTGCCGCCATTCTTCCCATGGCCTTTGTGGGTGGCCTCATGGGGCCCTACATGCGCCCCATCCCCATGGGGGCATCGGCGGCCATGTTCTTTTCCCTGCTGGTGGCATTTATTGTCACCCCCTGGGCTTCAGTACGAATGATTAAATTTGAATCTGGTCAGGGTCATACCGGGCACAATGACCATGACGGTGATGACTGGTCCATAAGGTTATATCGGAAAATCATGGACCCCCTGCTCCATAAACCCTTTTGGCGATGGAGTTTTCTTCTTACAGTAACACTTCTTTTGATCCTGGCCTGCGCCATGGTTGGGGTGGGGCTGGTCCGGGTAAAGATGCTGCCCTTTGACAACAAGAGCGAATTTCAGGTGATTCTGGACATGCCGGAAACCGCCACCCTGGAAGCGACAACGTCAGCGGCCATGGATATGGGGGAATACCTGAAAACCGTCAATGAGGTGGTGGATTACCAGATTTACAGCGGGACATCGGGCCCCTTTAATTTCAACGGCCTGGTGCGTCACTATGACCTGAGAAAGGGGCCCAACATGGCCGACATCCAGGTGAACCTTGCCGAGAAAGGTCATCGAAAGGATCAGAGCCACGCCATTGCAAGAAGGGTGAGACCTTCTTTGAAAGCCATTGCTGACCGGTATGGGGCACGGGTGAAGATTGCAGAGGTACCCCCGGGACCCCCGGTGTTATCCACCCTGGTGGCGGAAATTTATGGGCCTGACTACCCAGGGCAAAAGGATCTGGCCCTTAAGGTTAAACATATATTTGAGACCACCGAAGGGGTGGTGGATGTGGACTGGTACATGGAAGAGGATCAGGTGCGGTTTCAGCTGGATATTGACCAGGAAAAGGCGGCTGTCAATGGCATCAGTGTCGGAAGGATTGCCCGAACCCTCAAGCTTGTCCTGGAGGGTCAGCAGGCAGGGCTTCTCCATCAACCCCTGGAGAAGGAGGATGTGCCCATTGTGCTCCAGCCGACCCTTGCCAACCGGGCCGGGGTGGACCGGCTGGGAGCGGTTATGCTGCCCGCTGGTGACGGCACCCTTGTTGCCCTGACCTCCCTGATCCGAATCACCGAAACCGAACCTGACCGGAGCATTTATCACAAGAACCTGATGCCCGTGGTCTATGTCACCGGCGATGTGGCCGGCGCCAAGGAGAGTCCGGTGTACGCCATCCTGGAGATGTGGAAGAAAATCGACGCCATTACCACGGAACAGGGATACAAAATTGTCCAACATACGGCTGCCCTTCCGGAAAGTGACCGACAACTGTCCATGAAATGGGACGGGGAATGGCACATCACCTATGAGGTGTTCCGGGATCTTGGCCTGGCCTTTGGTGTGGTTTTGGTCCTGATCTTTGTCCTGGTGGTGGGGTGGTTTCAGTCGTTTTCAACGCCCTTTGTAATCATGGTGGCCATTCCCTTTTCCCTGATCGGGATTCTGCCTGCCCACTGGGCCATGGGTGCCTTTTTTTCCGCCACCTCCATGATCGGCTTCATTGCCGGGGCCGGTATTGTGGTACGAAATTCCATTATTCTGGTGGATTTCATTGAGCTTAGAATCGAACAGGGCATGCCCCTTGACAAGGCAGTGATCGATGCCGGAGCCGTGCGGTTCCGGCCTATGATGTTGACGGCGGCCGCCGTGGTGGTTGGGGCATCGGTGATTTTGTTTGACCCTATTTTCCAGGGACTTGCCATTTCCCTCATGGCAGGGGAAGTGGCATCGTTGGTCTTTTCCCGCATGACGGTGCCGGTGCTCTATTTCTTGGATAAACGCTGGGAGTCGGCCCATATCAAGGCGGCTGATACGCCCACGGAATGA